A DNA window from Daucus carota subsp. sativus chromosome 3, DH1 v3.0, whole genome shotgun sequence contains the following coding sequences:
- the LOC108212368 gene encoding uncharacterized protein LOC108212368 → MIPSEKKDGKLRHPADSKTWKDVDQKWPEFASETRNLRLALSSDGFNPFHGNRTDHSTWPVLLSIYNLPPWLSMKKRYIMFCLLISGPTESGNDIDVYLQPLLEDLQELWHGKQVYDAYKKEFFMLRGILLWTISDYPALGCLSGNVTKGYNACTICVDQTNATRLVNYRKTVVMRHRRWLTRQHPYRRQKLAFDNTVEKGVAPIPLTGEEVFERVQHLRSHVFGKKQRQPRWKKGEPRPIWKKVSIFFQLEYWKFLPVRHCLDVMHIEKNICEALVGTLLNIPGKTKDRESVRLDMAGMGIRTELRPKTPGKKEKLEKHFPPSFFDVMIHLSIHLVREVELCGSIFLRWMYPFERYMKTFKGYVRNPAHPEGCIAEGYCAEEAVQCLVDLEDTTGLHQDTKHNEDTICRPLSGATMIKPNIAFTCSEHMAHLMMRFPQHENDEHWLKNKQNDEFPKWLQKKSKSELVDDKNKVTKEIMWIAEGPNKDVPTFSGYKINGVTYSTKERDDKRQVQSSGVCVAAHTMIVQSKGMDIQHTSHTYYGVITSIWELDYNEFRVPIFHCNWVDMNRGVKVDDLGYTLVNLQKLGYVNDPFVLGKHVKQVCYIDDPLEKMWSVVLRLPDKNYYDQSDDENEGCVEIELENELDVRMFPTVDEHEEQKL, encoded by the exons ATGATACCGAGCGAAAAAAAAGATGGTAAATTGAGACATCCAGCAGACTCAAAAACATGGAAAGATGTTGACCAAAAGTGGCCTGAATTCGCATCAGAGACTAGGAACCTTCGACTGGCTTTATCATCTGATGGATTCAATCCTTTCCACGGAAATCGTACTGATCACTCAACCTGGCCTGTATTGTTATCGATTTACAATCTTCCACCCTGGCTTTCTATGAAGAAAAGATATATAATGTTTTGCTTGTTGATATCTGGCCCGACTGAGTCAGGAAATGATATTGATGTGTACCTCCAACCGCTTTTAGAAGATTTACAGGAGTTATGGCATGGGAAGCAAGTGTACGATGCATATAAGAAAGAGTTTTTCATGCTTAGGGGAATTTTATTATGGACAATAAGTGATTATCCGGCTTTAGGTTGTTTGTCTGGAAATGTCACTAAAGGGTATAATGCTTGTACAATTTGTGTTGATCAAACAAATGCTACAAGGCTGGTTAATTACCGCAAGACAGTGGTTATGAGGCATCGGAGGTGGTTAACAAGGCAACATCCATATAGAAGGCAAAAATTAGCTTTTGATAACACTGTGGAGAAGGGCGTTGCTCCAATTCCTTTAACTGGAGAGGAAGTTTTTGAAAGAGTACAACATCTAAGGAGCCATGTCTTTGGTAAGAAACAACGCCAACCTCGATGGAAGAAGGGTGAACCTCGACCCATATGGAAGAAGGTTTCTATATTCTTCCAACTTGAGTATTGGAAGTTTTTGCCAGTTAGGCATTGCCTCGATGTAATGCACATCGAGAAAAATATCTGTGAAGCTTTGGTTGGTACTCTACTAAATATTCCAGGAAAGACTAAAGATAGAGAGTCTGTCCGTCTTGACATGGCTGGGATGGGAATAAGAACGGAGCTGAGGCCAAAAACTCCTGGAAAGAAAGAGAAG CTAGAGAAACACTTTCCCCCGTCGTTTTTTGATGTGATGATACATCTCTCAATTCATCTTGTGAGAGAGGTTGAGCTTTGCGGGTCAATCTTTCTACGCTGGATGTATCCTTTCGAGAGGTATATGAAGACCTTCAAGGGGTATGTACGGAACCCAGCTCATCCAGAAGGTTGTATTGCCGAGGGGTATTGTGCAGAAGAGGCTGTGCAATGTTtggttgacttggaagatactACAGGATTGCATCAAGATACTAAACATAATGAAGATACAATATGCAGACCCTTATCAGGTGCAACAATGATAAAGCCCAACA TTGCTTTTACTTGCAGCGAACATATGGCACACTTGATGATGAGATTTCCACAACATGAGAATGACGAACATTGGCTAAAAAACAAGCAAAATGATGAATTTCCTAAATGGTTACAGAAAAAG AGTAAGTCAGAATTGGTTGATGACAAGAATAAGGTAACTAAAGAGATCATGTGGATTGCGGAAGGCCCCAACAAGGATGTTCCAACATTCAGCGGCTACAAAATTAATGGTGTAACTTATAGCACGAAAGAGCGTGATGATAAACGACAAGTTCAGAGCAGCGGTGTTTGTGTTGCTGCACATACAATGATTGTGCAGAGTAAGGGTATGGATATTCAACACACTTCACATACATATTATGGAGTAATAACTAGTATATGGGAGTTAGACTATAACGAGTTTAGAGTCCCTATATTTCATTGTAACTGGGTAGATATGAACAGAGGGGTTAAAGTAGATGACTTAGGATATACATTGGTGAATTTACAAAAATTAGGTTATGTAAATGATCCATTTGTTTTAGGGAAACATGTTAAGCAAGTTTGTTATATTGATGACCCTCTTGAGAAAATGTGGTCTGTTGTGTTGAGATTACCAGACAAGAACTATTATGATCAaagtgatgatgaaaatgaaggatgcGTAGAAATTGAACTTGAGAATGAGCTAGATGTGCGAATGTTCCCCACTGTTGACGAACACGAGGAACAAAAACTCTAA
- the LOC135151093 gene encoding uncharacterized protein LOC135151093, producing MFLDTFIGKRAFSDRNLPRFIPWNNYCLIKLEQVLIQRSFLVNGELRTPDIDYMTLQGCRVKGKIGDAEVQTDTQATPVEEMHLERGNWCSLKRDDGDLDWDLKLKSTTKGQEWPCRTAYRASSSRTSYHQEKQEWSDNNRDVKVQGTEPSSIFEQVKTSEWIGCTTIDEDKFVNVKHRLIESLLTSYQSVQQTFLLHMLYAKDNEVPDEKMKSIKKAFKDMNEKDMNEKANLVLD from the exons ATGTTTCTTGATACTTTCATTGGGAAGAGAGCCTTCTCAGACAGGAATCTTCCTAGGTTTATTCCTTGGAACAACTACTGTTTGATTAAGCTGGAACAAGTGCTGATACAGAGATCATTTCTAGTAAATGGAGAATTGCGAACACCAGACATTGACTATATGACTCTGCAAGGTTGCAGAGTAAAG GGTAAGATTGGTGATGCTGAAGTTCAGACGGATACCCAGGCAACCCCTGTGGAAGAAATGCATCTG GAGCGTGGCAATTGGTGTTCGTTGAAGAGGGATGATGGAGATCTTGACTGGGATCTAAAACTGAAg TCTACAACCAAGGGCCAAGAGTGGCCTTGTAGAACCGCATACAGGGCGAGCAGCTCAAGAACGTCCTATCACCAG GAAAAACAAGAATGGTCTGATAATAATCGTGATGTCAAAGTTCAAGGAACTGAACCCAGTTCAATTTTTGAACAG GTTAAGACTTCTGAGTGGATCGGGTGCACGACTATAGACGAAGACAAATTTGTCAAT GTAAAACATAGATTGATAGAATCTCTTTTGACTTCATACCAGTCAGTTCAACAAACTTTCTTGCTACATATGTTGTATGCAAAGGACAACGAGGTCCCTGATGAAAAGATGAAGTCCATTAAGAAAGCTTTCAAAGACATGAATGAAAAAGACATGAATGAAAAAGCAAATTTGGTATTAGACTGA